Within bacterium, the genomic segment GCCGAAGAGGCCGCGGCGGCGGCGAAGGACGAGTTGCTCCGCCGGGCCGCGGACCTCGACAATACGCGTAAGAGGTTGGCCCGGGACTACGAACGGTCCTGCGCCGCCGCGGCGCGCGGCGTCGTCGAGAAGCTGCTGCCCGTGCTCGACGACCTGACGCGGGCCATCGACGCCGCGGACGCCGACGAGGCGGTCCCGCAGCACCACGTGGACTCCATCCGCATGCTCGACCGTACGATGTACGACGTTCTGCGCGCCGAAGGCCTGGAGGCCATACCCGCCGGCCGCGGCGACCCCTTCGACCCCGAGGTCCACGAGGCGGTATCGGTAACGTGCGACCCGGAGCTGCCGCCGGACGTGATCGCCCGGGTCGTGAGTCCCGGCTATAAATTCCAGGGGGTGCTGCTCAAGCCGGCTAAGGTGGAGGTTTGCGTCGCCGGCGATTCGGCTCGAGGCCGGCCGGGCGCGCCGCCGGAAGGACCGGAAGGGGGCGGCGCCGGGGCTTAGGCCCGGTTCAAACGCGATATGCCGGCCAATAAGGATTTCTACGCGGTGCTCGGCGTTTCGGAGGACGCCTCGGAGGACGAGATAAAGAAGGCGTACCGGAGCCTGGCGATGAAGTACCATCCCGACCGGAACGCCGACGCCGGCGCCGACGAGAAATTCAAGGAAGTTAACGAGGCATACCAGACGCTCTCGGACCCCAAGAAGCGCCAAGAGTACGACATGCTGCGCAAGTACGGCGCCTTCGCGGGGGCCGGCGGCCCGGGCCCGGGCGGGTTTGATTTCTCGCGATACTCTCAGCCGGGGGCCGGCCAGACGTTCCAATTCGACATCGGCGACCTGGGCGGTTTGGGGGGGCTCTTCGACCAGATCTTCCGGCGGGGGGAGGCCGGCGCGCCGCAGGCCGAACCGGCGGCGGGCCGCGACGTCGAGATGACGGTCGAGGTCCCGTTCTCGACGGCGGTGAAGGGCGGGACGGCGAAGATAAACCTGGCCCGCGACGAGCCCTGTATGACCTGCGCCGGAACCGGCGCCGCGCCGGGGACGCAGCCGAAGACCTGTCCCCAGTGCGAGGGGCGGGGCACCGTGACCGTCGGCCTGGGCCAGTTCGGCGTGACGCGCGCGTGCCCGACGTGCGCCGGCAAGGGGACGGTGGTGGAGAAGCCTTGCCCGGAGTGCAAAGGCGCCGGCGTCCGCCGGGCGAAGAGGCCGTTGAAGGTGCGGATACCGGCGGGCATAAAAGACGGCGGCGTCATCCGCGTGAAGGGCGAGGGCAACGTCGGCGCCGGCGGCCTGCGGGGCGACCTCTACATCACGGTCAACGTCAGGCGGGACGCGCGCTTCCGCCGCGACGGCCTGGATACCTACGGCAAACTCGAGCTCAACCTCGCCGATGCGCTGTTGGGCGCCAAGAAAGCCGTGGATACGGCCCAGGGCAAAGTCAACGTCAAGGTCCCGGCGGGGATAGAGGCCGGCAAGAAGATCCGCGTCAAGAAGAAAGGCATCCGCGACGAGCGCACCGGGCGGGTCGGCGACCACTACGTCGAGGTGAAAATTACCACGCCCAAGAAGATGAACAAGGAGCAGCGCGAGCTGTTCGAAAAGTACGCCCGGGCGATGGGGTGGGTACGGGAGTAGCCCGGCCCAGGGCCCGGATTTTTCGCGGTAGCGGGGCGGCGCCGCGGTAAAGAGCCCGACGGCGGTCGTTATTGCATCCGAAAATCGGAGGATTCGTTCTATGGGCCGAGTTAAAATACTCGTGGCCTTGGCGCTCGCCGCGGCGTCCGCAAGCGACGGCGTCGCGGGTGCTTTCGAGGATATCCCGTACGAGCCGGTTATCTCCGAGAACCCGGCCTTTCTTCGCGGCATGACGTACTTCCCTCGCAAGGAGCCTTTGTCGGCCCTT encodes:
- a CDS encoding nucleotide exchange factor GrpE, which translates into the protein MDKKKRKVEIPLEDAADVETLKGRVVELREKLAAAEEAAAAAKDELLRRAADLDNTRKRLARDYERSCAAAARGVVEKLLPVLDDLTRAIDAADADEAVPQHHVDSIRMLDRTMYDVLRAEGLEAIPAGRGDPFDPEVHEAVSVTCDPELPPDVIARVVSPGYKFQGVLLKPAKVEVCVAGDSARGRPGAPPEGPEGGGAGA
- the dnaJ gene encoding molecular chaperone DnaJ, encoding MPANKDFYAVLGVSEDASEDEIKKAYRSLAMKYHPDRNADAGADEKFKEVNEAYQTLSDPKKRQEYDMLRKYGAFAGAGGPGPGGFDFSRYSQPGAGQTFQFDIGDLGGLGGLFDQIFRRGEAGAPQAEPAAGRDVEMTVEVPFSTAVKGGTAKINLARDEPCMTCAGTGAAPGTQPKTCPQCEGRGTVTVGLGQFGVTRACPTCAGKGTVVEKPCPECKGAGVRRAKRPLKVRIPAGIKDGGVIRVKGEGNVGAGGLRGDLYITVNVRRDARFRRDGLDTYGKLELNLADALLGAKKAVDTAQGKVNVKVPAGIEAGKKIRVKKKGIRDERTGRVGDHYVEVKITTPKKMNKEQRELFEKYARAMGWVRE